TTCCATCGCCATTTTCAATTCCAATGATCTCATGCCGAGAAACGGAGATACTTATTTCCCTTTCCGTCAGAATTCCGACCTGTTTTATTTATCTGGGCTGGATCAGGAGGAAACGATCCTGGTTTTATTTCCTGACACCATTAAGGAAGGATTTGATGAGGTTGCTTTCATCAAGCGCACCAACGAATACATTGCCCAATGGGAAGGACATAAATACACCAAGGAGGAAGCCCGTCAGATTTCCGGTATTGAAAAAATATTCTGGCTGGATGAAATGGATCCTATTCTCAATGAGCTCATCCTGCTTTCCAAAAGGATATTTGTCAACACCAACGAAAATGACAAATTCAACTCAGAGGTGGAATCCCGTGACCTCAGGTTTGCCAGGAAACTCAGGGATCGATACCCTGTTCACAAATACCACCGCTCCCAGCCCATCATGAAAAAACTCGGCATGATAAAATCGAGTTATGAAGTGGAGGTGATGCAGAAGGCCATTAACATCACCGCGTCGGCCTACAACCGTGTGCTTGATTTCGTGCGCCCGGGTGTTATGGAATACGAGGTGGAAGCAGAAATCACGGCCGAATTTATTAAAAACCGTGCCAACGGCCACGCTTACGAACCCATTATCGCTTCCGGAAAAAATGCCTGCGTCCTTCATTACATTGCCAACAACCAGGAGTGTAAGGACGGTGACCTCTTACTTATGGATTTCGGTGCCGAATATGCCAATTACGCCTCTGATCTCACCAGGACCATTCCCGTCAACGGGCAATTTTCGCCGCGACAGGCAGCCGTTTATAACTCAGTACTCAAGGTGATGAAAGAAGCTACCAGTATGCTTGTCCCCGGTGCAACACTCGACGAATTCAATAAGGAAGTCGGCAAGATCATGGAAAGCGAACTGCTTGATCTGAAGCTCATCGACAAAACAGACATTAAAAACCAGGATCCTAAATGGCCTGCCTATAAAAAATATTTCATGCACGGCACTTCTCATCATTTAGGACTTGACGTGCACGATCTGTCCAATCGCTACGCTCCGTTCCTTTCCGGAATGGTATTTACCTGTGAGCCGGGTATTTACATCCCTGAAGAAAAAATTGGTGTCAGAATTGAAAATGACATCCTGATTACCGATTTCGAACCGGTGGACCTGATGTCCCATATTCCAAGAGAGGTGGAAGAAATAGAAACACTCATGAATGCAAAAGTGGATATGGAATTGTAGGAAAAATCCAGGGTACCATTTGGATTGGATTCCTTTGAATTTGTAAAAAAAATTCGCTGCCGTACACTTTTTTGTATCACGTTGATTCCGCTGATTTTCGCTGATCATTTTCGGTTATTTTGTTTTGTTTTTCCGACTGAAGTACCAAATGTCATTCCATTTCATCTGCGTTTATCTGCGTTTTCTGCGAGAACCAACCATGCATTTTCAGGACTTTCCCCAAAAGTGTATGGTAGAAAAAAAAATGGTTGTCGGAGGCAAGAGGTGCCGTTCTTAAGAAACTCAAAACGTTTTTTTGAGAAAGGAAACTTTTATCTCCCCGGACAAGGTAAACCACAACGTTGATAAAAGAAAATCGTCAATACATAAACCTGTTATGAAAAAATTACTCTTACTACTAGTCTGCACAGGATGGTTTTTCCAATGCTCAGATGAATCAATGCGCTCCAAAACCAATGAGGCAAATAGCCTGAAACACCATGATGTTGCTGATTATTTCTACCTGCAGAGAAGCTGGCCGGATGGGAAGCTGGACTTCAACGCTTATGACCGGGCCATTAAAACCGCACAGGCACAAAGGCTTGAAAAAAATGACCTCCCGGGTTTTGATAAGCCCTGGGTGCAAAGAGGCCCTGGTAACATCGGCGCCAGGATCAATACCATCGCCGTGCATCCTGTCAACAAACAGATCATTTACGTAGGGTTTGCCGTGGGAGGGGTTTTTAAAACTACCGATGGCGGACAGACCTGGTTTCCCGTTTTTGATGACAATCCCTACCTTGCCATTGGAGATATAACCATTGATCCCACCCATCCGGAACGGGTTTACGTAGGAACAGGCGACCCCAGTATTTCAGGATATCCGTTTTTAGGCGATGGCGTTTACAAAAGTGAAAACGGCGGTCAGACCTGGGAGCACCTCGGTCTTGAAGCCGAAAGAATCGTATCCAGAATCATTGTCGACCCGGATCACCCCGCAAATATTTATGCAGCCTGCATGGGACTGCCCTTCGAACGCACCCCGGAGAGAGGACTCTACAAATCGACCAATAGCGGCCAAAGCTGGACTCAGATTTTATACGTTGACGAACAGGCAGGCATCATTGATATCGCCATGGATCCTTTTGATCCGGGAATCCTCTATGCGGCCGCCTGGGACAGGATACGAAACAACCAGGAATCGGTAGTGGACGGCCCCAACGCCAAAATCTTCAAGACGACTGATGGCGGATTGAACTGGACAGAGCTTTCTGGCGGTCTGCCGGGCGGGGACATGGGCAGGATAGGGTTGACCGTCTCCCCTACCCAACCGAATTTAGTTTACGCTTTATACGTCAATACCGACAGTCAACTGGACAATATTTATAAAAGCACAAATGGCGGGCAGACCTGGCAACCGATAATCAATTGGGACGATGAAAACCTCGGCCTTCCTACGGGTATTTTAGGCGGATTCGGGTGGTATTTCAGCAAGGTAAGCCTCAACCCAAACAACCCTGATGAAATATATATTTTAGGCGTTGACCTTTGGAAAACGGAAGATGGCGGTACCCACTGGGCCGAAGCAGCGCCCCCGTGGTGGGAATACAGTGTACATGCCGATAAGCATGATTTGGTGTTTTACGGCCAGGATTCCATTCTTTTGGCCACCGACGGTGGGCTTTACCTGGGCACCGACCAACAAACGGTCTGGCAGGACATGGAAAACATTCCAGCGACCCAATTTTACCGGGTGGCCTACAACCCTCACAAACCGGATCATTATTACGGCGGAGCCCAGGACAATGGCTCCTCTGGCGGAACCAGCCCTGAAGAGGACTGGGAACGATTTTTTGGCGGAGACGGCTTCCAGATGCGTTTTCATCCCCTGGATACGGGTATTGTTTTTGTGGAAACCCAAAATGGGAACATTGCCGTCACGGTTGACGGATTATATTCAGGATGGTGGGATTCGGGCACCTATGGTATCGATGATGCTGACCGGAGAAACTGGGACATGCCCTACATTTTTAGCCCTCAAAATCCCGATGTCATGTACACAGGAACCTACAGGGTGTATAAAAATACCACCGGAGCTTTTACTTCCTGGGAACCTATCAGCGAAGGCCTGACCGACAGTGTTACTTTTGGCAATAATTTCCACACCATAAGCGCTATTGATCAGTCGCCCCTGGCAGAAGGGTTGGTTTATGTAGGGACGACAGATGGTAATGTAAAAAGAACGGATAATGACGGCGGGCAATGGCTGGATATTTCGGTAGGATTACCCGATCGCTATATTACAGATATTAAAGCCTCTCCTCAATTTCTCAACCGGGTTTACGTAAGTGTCTCCGGTTATAAATACAACGATTTTGACCCGCACATCTTCCGATCCGATGATCGTGGTGTGAGCTGGTATAATATTGCAGGTGACCTGCCGGATCTTGCGATAAACGACCTTTACGTGCTGCCCGGCCACATGGATTCTGTGATTTTCGCCGCCACCGACGGCGGGGTTTTTGGCACCCTAAACAGAGGAGAACAGTGGCATCGCCTGGGGAACAATATGCCCGTTATTCCGGTTTATGACCTGGAACTCAACGTAGCCAGAAACGAACTGGTGGCCGGAACCCACGCCCGCTCCATTATGAGTTACAATCTTGATTCACTCCTGGTAATGCCGGTGATTAACCAGATAACTCCTCTCCTGGTCAATGAAAGCCTGCATATTTATCCTTCCCCGGCAAGGGACGAAATAAATATTGAAATAGCCCGAATGACTCCTTTGGAAAAATTTGAACTTCGTATTATCAATGTCAGAGGAGAAGTTGTTTTTGAAAACAAAAATCAGTCGCGACAAGCCATTGATGTAAGCGCTCTGCCTGGCGGACTTTATTTTGTGAGTATTGAAGCGGGCAACAAACGCTGGAAAGGAAAGTTTATAAAGCAATAACGCAAAGAGCCGGGTTTCAGCTAGATTTTAGCCATTTTCTGATCCCATAACATTTGGACAATATTGTCGATTCTTGGCATGAAAATTCAAAAATAAGATCGGGAGTAATTGGGATTCCTTGCGTTAATCCTTATCTTTTTGTTCTTCTTCCTGGCATCGCCTCATGCCGGCTGGGCACATACTTTTTTCCAGCCAAAAAAGTATGCCAAAAGGCCTGAAAATACAAGGCGGCAAGACTTTGCCTCGCTTTTTCGAAAGGGAAAATTAGGGTTTTACTACAACTGCTTCGGTTGATGAAAACTCCATTTTCCCGACGGACCAGCTTGGCTCACCCCACCAAAATTGTGCCCGCGGCTAATAGGGCTGCCAAAAGTATCATCCTCGCCCTACTTATTGCTTCTTCGCCACCGTAATATTCCCGAAAGAAACCCGGATGGTAATATTCTGGTAATACTCCTGTTCCATGGGCCGCACCTCAACCTGTTTGAGTACCTGGGTGTTCTGCACTTCCCTTACGGAAAAGGATTTTGGTAAATTGATTTTCCCTTGTATGGAAGTGAGATCGTAACCAAACATGGAAGGATTGTTGGAATAAAGAAAAACATCCGCCTTTTCAGCATCGATCTTGAGGTCCAGCAGATCATCATCGGAATAAATCTTCACCAATCCATAATAAGCCTGGATATCATAGGACCCACGTATATCTGACAACATGACATCGGATCTCCGGGCATTGACGCTCATCCGGCCATTGAGTCTTTCCCCGATGAGATCGCCAAATCGGGTGGTCACTTCTATCAATCCCTGGATGTTCACCAGGTCAATTTTGCTGAACTGGCTGTTCACTTTCAGGCTGTTGGTCAAATTGCTGATAGAAGCCGTTCCAAAGTGATTCTTCAAATAAACCGGGCAGGTTTCAGGCAGGTAAATGGTGTATTTCACTGCCAGTTTTGATTGAACCCGTGGCTGCCCTTCCACTTCCCGGATGTAATTCCTGAGATAAATTTTATTTTTAACCCGCCGGGCTTCATAGGTGATGCGGGGCAAATCTTTTTCCGCAACCGCTTTTTCCTCATGCTTGGCGATCAATTCAATTTTTATAAAAATTTGCTGTTTTTTCCAGCTTTCAATGCTCACTTCTGCCTTTTCCCCTTCAATATTAATTTCATCTCCCTTTTGATAATCAAAGCGTTTTTCCACACTCTTGGTAACGACCTGCAGGGTCGTTTGACCAACCAAGGGCAAGCCTCCCAGGAAAGTGAAGAATATGAGCACTAAATGCAATTGATTATTTCTGTTCAACATCTTGATTTTAATTAAATGAATGCGGCTAATTTTTTAATGATATCCGTCCGCTCCAACTCTATTTCCCTGATATTTCCGACCAATTTTTCGTCCGTACCGTATTGCTCCATCATCGACTCCACTTCCATTTTAGCATCGTTCAATTCTTCCAGTTCAAATTTCAGCTGCTGGATTTCCGGAATTTGTGTTAAATATTCGCTCTCTTCCAATGCGGCGAGCACGACTTCAAAATCTTCTTCATCCGCATTCCAGTCATTTACAAAAGTGGCTTCATTCACTACTTCCTCAGCATAACTGATTTGTTCAACAGGCTGGTTATTGCGAATCATAAAGAAGCTCACTATGATCCCTGCCGCCACAGCAGCATAGGCCATAAAACGTCTGACTCCCAGAGGGATAACCCGCCCTATTTTCTCCTGTTTCGGTATTTCCAGTGCCTCTTCGATCTTTTCCCATAAGAAAGCAGGCGGATCGTACTGGTGAAGTTCGGAAATCACCTCTGAAATTTGCTCTTCCTGGTCCGCAACAAGCAGCCCCTGTTCCACCCTTTCCCATATTTGGGGAGGCGGGGCATATTCCGGTAATTGCCGGATCGCCTGTTGAAGCGTATGTCTGTTGATTTCTTTCATGACCGAATTGACTTAAATTATTATTTTTTATCCAATAAAATCACCCCAAAAAAATGGGAGTGACTCTATTCACCCATTAATTTTCCTATGTTCTCCCTCAATCTTTTTTTTGCATAAAACAACTGAGACTTTGAGGTACCCACCGATATTTCCAATAGATCGGCCACTTCCTTGTGCGCATAACCTTCCACTTCGATCAGCACAAAAACAGCACGATACCCTTCCGGCAGGGCTTTTATGGCCTTTTCAAGGTATTCCACATCCAGACTGGTTCCCCAATCCACAGTAGTTTCCTCAGCACGGTAATCAATAGGTTCTGTATGTCGTTGTTTCTTGATGTGTGTCAGGGCTGTTCTGACCACAATGGTTTTGATCCAGGCCCCGAGCGTAGATTCCTGCCTGAAACGTGGCAGGGCGCGAAAGACTTTGACAAAAGCTTCCTGCAGTACATCATTTGCCGACTCAAATTCGCCTGTTATGCGGTAGGCAACGTTATACATTGCCTTGCTGTACCGATGATACAAATTCTTTTGTGCCAAACGGTCTTCCGCAATGCAGGCCTCAATTAGTTCCGCTTCTGTCATTCTAATAGTTAAGGGCATGGCAATTTCAAAAGTCCAAAATCTATTTTTACACGCTAAAAAATTGTCTTTGAACTAAAGTGTATTTACCAGGCATAATGGTTGTATAAGATGTGTATAAAAATTACATCAATTCCACCTCTGTGACGCCGTCTCCGCCTGCATCGTGAGCAGGGTGGCCTATGTTCATGGGAACATTGTATTCCCTTAGTTTTTTTCGTACCACGTTTCTCAGGGCGCCCGTTCCTTTTCCATGAACTATCCTGAGGTGTGCCGCATTAGACATGAGTGCCTGGTCTACAAAAGCCTCCACTACCCCCATAGCTTCTTCTATGGTCATGCCCCGGATATCCAGTTTACTGTCAAAGCCCCCGGAAAGATTGGAGGTAGACGTCTGCACACTTCTTGAAGACCTGATATCCATCGGTTCATTGGCTTGCTGCAGATCCCTGAGATGAATCATCATGCGCATATCCCCGATCTGGACTACCGCTTTTTTCTTATCAACGGATTCAACGACGCCGGTTGCTCCCCCTGTTTTAAGTTTTACAAAATCGCCTTCCACAATTTCACGGTCTTTGGCGGTTCCGGCCGCCGGAGGCTGGTAATAGATTTCCTCCTGGAGTTGTCTGACTTCTTTGGCCAGTCCGTGGCGTTCCTCCTTGATTTCTGCGGCCATTTTTTTGGCTTTTTCGAGGTTCTTCTCTTCTTTTAATTCCCGGACCAGGCGTTCGAATTCTTTATTGGTTTGTGCCGCATTTTGCAGGGCATTTTCCTTGGTTTCGAGTTTCATCTTTTTACGCCTAAACTCCAGATCCCGGTGGAGACTATCATAATTTTTGATAAGTTTTTCCAGATTTTTCTGCTTTTCTTCCAGGCTCTTAATGTGATCCTCGGCTTCTTTTTTTTCCTGCTGCAGATCGACCAGCAGGTCATCCACGGCTTTTTCATTTTCCCCGGCCCTGTGCCGCGCATAACTCAAAACCTTTTTATCCAGTCCGCTCTTTTGGGCAATCTCAAAAGCATAGGAACTTCCGGGGCGGCCAATCTTTAGATTGTAGGTTGGAGAAAGGGTATCTTTATCAAAAGCCATGGCTGCATTGAGCAACCCAATCGTTTTAAAAGCAAATATCTTGAGGTTGGAATAGTGGGTGGTGATGACCCCGAATACTTTTTGAAAATTGATCTCCCGGAGCACCGCTTCTGCAATGGCTCCTCCTATCTTGGGATCGGTGCCGGAACCAAATTCATCGATGAGAATTAAGGTTTGTTTATTGGCTTTTTCAATAAAAAGCCGGGCATTGGCAAGTCGGGAACTATAGGTACTCAAATCATCTTCCAGCGACTGCTGGTCGCCGATATCGGCAAAAATTTGTTGAAAAATGCCCATTTCTGATTCAGGACTTACCGGGACAAGCAAGCCCGATTGTACCATTAACTGTAATAACCCGGCAGATTTCATGGTGATCGATTTGCCCCCCGCATTGGGTCCGCTGAGCACCAGGATCCGGTTGGGCGGAAATAAAGACATATCAAAAGGGATGGTTTCCTTTCCGAGGTCTTTATTTTTCAGGTAAAGCAAAGGGTGGAAAGCCCTGACCAACCCGAAGTGAGGTTTGGAGAGAATCTTTGGTTTGTTCGCCTTCATCATCACAGCCACTCCTGACTTGGCCTGGATGGTATCAAAGTGTACCATGGCCTCCAGGTAAACGTGCATATGACCGGCATAAGGACGGAGCACCTGGCTCAATTCCTTCAGGATGCGGTAAATTTCTTTTTTCTCTTCAGTTTCCAGGTCAAAGATATCGTTGTTGATCTCGATGACGCCATCGGGTTCGATAAATGCCGTTTTACCGGTCGTGGACTCGTCATGAATGATGCCTCGGAGTTTTCTTTTATGCTCTACCGGCACACTCAGTACCCTCCTGCCGTTCCTGAAACTTTCCACATTATCCGTCAGCCAACCCTTTTTCTTGAAATCATTGATGATGATCCTGAAGTTGCGGTCCAGTTCTTTTTGTTTGGAAATTTGCATCCGTTTAATACGCATCAGCTCAGGAGAAGCATTGGGCAGGATATTGCCTTCTTCATCCACCACCTTATCGATGGCCGTAATAAGGTCCTGGTCAAAATTGATCTTCCTGATAATATCGTACATCACCGGGTAAGCGGCCTGTCTGCCTTTATTAAAAAACCGGAAAGCCCCCCGCATAAAAGACAAAACCCTGTGAATCCGCTGAAGCCCTTCAATCGGCAAGACAAAGTTTTCAACGCTGAGCATTTTCAGGTCTGAAGTAATATCTTCATAGGAATGGATCGGAAAGTGATCGTTATTCGACAAGGCAATACTATATTCATTGACCTCATCCAATCTTCTTTCGATCGTTTCCACGTCAGTCATCGGGGCAATCGCCATGACCTGCTCTTCTCCGAGCCATCCCAAACATCTTTTGGCTACCAGTTCGAGTACTTTGTCAAATTCGAGACTGGAATATATATCTTTTGGTTCTAACCTCACCATCTTTTTCAAATTCCTAAAATTTTGGCGAAAATACGACTATTTGTAAACAAATTGAAGGACAATGAGTTCCATCAACAGTATATTTCGTTTTAAATTTTTCATTTATTATTTATCATTTTCAATTTCTATAACCATTCCTCCTATATTTGCGAAAATTTTCGACCATGGCAGAATCTGTAAAACCATATTCACAAGAAGGCAGTAAGAAAGGGCAGGTATCCAAAATGTTCAATACTATTGCTCCTTACTATGACTTTCTGAACCATTTGCTTTCCGGTGGAATCGACATCATTTGGCGCAAAAAAGCCATTGACTATCTGAAAGAAAGCAAACCCAAACTCCTCCTTGATGTGGCTACAGGAACCGGGGACGTGGCGATTACCGCTGCCAACAGATTGCATCCGGACAAGATCACGGGCGTGGATATTTCCACCAAAATGCTGGAGATTGGACGCCAGAAAATCGCCAAAAAAGGGCTGGAGAAAGTCATTACCATGGAAGAAGGCAGCGCAGAAAATTTACCTTACGCAGACAATACGTTTGATGCTATTACCGTTGCATTTGGTGTACGAAATTTCGAAGATCTGAACAAAGGTTTGGCAGAAATGAACAGGGTGCTGAAAACCGGGGGAACATTAGTGGTTTTGGAATTTTCACAACCCAGGCTTTTTCCGTTCAAACAGGTTTTTAACATGTACTTTAAATATATGCTGCCACTCATCGGCCGCATTACCTCGAAGGACCCAAAAGCATATCAGTATCTTTACGAATCAGTGCAGGCATTTCCTGCTGGAAATGACTTTATTAATTATTTACAGAACAACGGATATAAATCAAATAAATGGATACCGCTAACGCTCGGAATTTGCTCAATTTACCTGGGAAAAAAATAAGCCTGATCCTCATCTTATGTGTGTCGATGATGCCGCTTTTCGGTCAGATAGGCGGCAAGGGCAATTATAATTTCTATGATTTTCAGCAAAAACATTATTATTTTGGGATCACTCTTGGATTAAACTCTTCCAGTTTTATCCCTTTCAGATCGAAGGATTACATTTACAGCGACAGCATTAATGTGGTGGAATCGCTGAGCGGCCCCGGGTTCAACCTTGGCATTGTTACCAATCTGAAGATCGGTCAATACTTCGATTTCCGGTTTCTGCCTACCTTGTCTTTTTCTGAACGAAACCTCGAATATTCCAGGTCAAGCCGCGTGATTCCGATTACCCAGCGGAAAGTTGAATCTGTTTTTGTGGAGATGCCTTTTCAGTTCAGGTACAAATCCGCTCCTTATAAAGATAAACGGGTTTTCGTGATCGCCGGGGTAAAATATACTTTTGATGTGGCCAGCGACGCCCGGGCAAAAAGAAATGAATCTATCGTAAAGATCTCCCCGCATGACTTTGCCCTGGAGTACGGCGCGGGCATCCAGTTTTTCTTTCCTTATTTCATTTTTTCACCGGAGATCAAAATATCCCACGGTCTCGGCAATACGCTGCTCTTCAACCCGAATCTTGCAGAATCGACCGTGCTGGAAAAAGTATTGGCGCGAACGTTTACCATTTCCTTCCATTTTGAGGGGTAGGGAATATTGAATTTACTTTGTCGGGATTTCCGGTTTGATGTGTTCGATGATCTCTGGAAAAAACCGGTTAAATTCTTCGTTCAATAGTTCCAAATCCGTCGTGAGACTGTCGATGGCTCCTTCGAGTAATTCAGGTTTGCTGGCCCGTTGGGTCATTCTCGTAATGGCATATTGGATACCGTCGAGTGTGGCATAACTGATCAGCCAGTTGCCCTGAGTCATGCCCAGCAATCTTTTTTGAACCCTTTCCGGCATCAAATCAATATTGCTCATGAGGGCGGCATAAATTTTATCGGCAAAAGATTGCAGGGATTCATCGGAATATTTATCCCAATTGATACACAGCAGGTAATCATAATAAATATCGATCAGGACCGAAGCATATTTGGAGTGTCGCTCATACAACCGGCGCACCCCTTTCAATACATCGGGATGATCATCGGTAAAAGTATCGATCTTTCTGTGGATAAAAACACCTTTTCGAATGCCTTCAGGATAGGTTTTTACTTCCTGGTTGGAGATCATATCCCCCAGGAAATTCCCGGTGATGATATCCTTATTGCCAAAGGACAAAAACATGTGTGCCAGATAATTCATACCGCAAGATAAAAATTATCCCCCAATCTGTATGAAAGTGGTCTATGAGTAACTACTTTTACACCAAAGAATTTCATGTATGACACTCCTTGAAAAGTTACAGGAAAAATATATTCAGGAATTTTCGGAGAATATTCCCCTCGATGAATTCCTCTTAAATATTCTGATCACCGCATTGCTCGTCGCCCTGCTGCGCCTGTTTTATATCCATTATGGCAATGCCATTGCCAACCGAAGGCGATTTGCCGCCAATTTTCTTCCGCTGGCCCTGGGTACTTTATTGATCATCATGATCGTCAAATCCTCCATCGCGCTTTCCCTGGGCCTTGTGGGTGCCTTGTCGATTGTCCGGTTCAGGGCCGCTATAAAGGAACCTGAGGAGCTGACTTATTTATTCATCGCTATTGGTTTGGGACTTGCCGGCGGTGCCAATCAGCCAATCCTCGCTATAGTAGCCTTCAGTGTGATCATCGTTCTGTTATTCCTTGGCAAAAAAATAACACGCAAGACCACTTCCACGAGAGAAAACCGGATTTTCATCAATATCCAAACCGATATCGATGACCTGGACAGGATATCAAAAATCCTGACGGATGAACTGACTTACGTAAAATTAAAGCGGATGGATACCCTGGAAAAAGGACTGGACCTCAGTTTTGCCTGCCAGGCAGATTCCATCACCCAGCTCAGCAATGTCAAAAAGGCCATAAAAGCTTTATCGGATCATACCAGCCTTTCCATAATTGATCAACCCGAATTATTTGCATGATAATTTCCGAAAAAAAAGACAATACTTCTGCCCGCCGGGAAAAAGGGATCATAGCGGCCGGGGTGGTGTTTTTATCTGCCTTTGTCTTTTGGTTTGTATTGTTCTCAAACAGGAAGACAGCGGATGTTCCACCACAAGGCATTATCTTTTGCAATGCGGAAAAAGTAAAGGGTGATCTTTTCATCCAGGGGGATTTTGAATTTTCAGGAGGACATTTACAGAGCGATGAAAAATCCAGGTCAGGCAATTATTCCTGCAAAGTGGGTACCGGAAAGGGCATCCAATATGGTTTTGGGTATAAGCTCAAAGGGGGGAAGCCCGGCGAAGTCTATAAAATATCGGTCTGGCGGTACAAAACACCCCAAAAGGAAGGCAGACTGGTCGTGCAAAACTCCGGAGGTTCGGCTTTTTATCAAATGGAAGAAATACCGGTAACGGAGGAAGCTTCCGGCTGGGAACAACTATCCACCACCTTCGTCATCCCTTTCGGGGATGCGCCTGATTTTTATAACATCTATGTTTATGCCAGCGGTTTTCATAATGTTTTTTTTGATGATCTCACCATTGAAAAAACGGGAACCTGGCCCGAGAATGCGATGAATCCCCAGGCATTACAAATAAGAGTGGAGCCCAAGGGCCTTGAAAAACTTGAAAGAAAACGGGAAAAAGCCCTGACCGACGGCCTGCTTCAGACTTCCGACAATGACTGGGTCAAGGCAGTACTTTCTGACAGCACAGGAAATGAGATTCCGGCACAGGTAAGATTAAAAGGAGACTGGACGGATCACCTGGAAGGGGACAAATGGTCGTTCAGGGTAAAAGTCAAAGCCCCTTACAGCTGGAAATATTCCAAAAATGCAGCCCAGGGTTTGATCACTTTTTCCGTCCATACACCGGCTACCCGCTACTTTTTGCACGAATGGCTGGTCCACCAATGCTGGATGGACGAAGGGATTCTCACCCCCAGGTATGATTTTACAGCCGTTTCTCTCAATGGAAAATCATTGGGTATCTATGCTATTGAAGAACATTTTGACAAACAGCTCGTAGAAAGCCAGCAGCGGAGGGAAGGCCCCATCCTCAAATTCTCAGAAGAAGGCATGTGGTCGGGCATCGAAAGGCAACTCCAAAACCAGGGATATATTCATAACGATTACCGCTCTACCGTCGGGGACTGGGAGAATGCCGAAGCGGAGGCTTTTGGGCAGCAGGACTTCCTATCGGATACACTGCTTAGCGAACAATATGAAAAGGCACGCCAGTTGATGTATGATTTTAAAAATGATCTGCTTCCTGCAAAACAGGTATTCGACCTGGAAAAACTGGCCCGGTTTTATGCCATTGCCGATGTCTTTAATGCTTACCACGGTATCATTTGGCACAACCAAAGATTTTATTACAACCCCGTGATAGGCAAACTGGAACCCATTGGCTATGATGCTTTTGGAGGCAAACCACCCCGACGATACACCATCCTGGCAGAAGGAGCACTCAATCCGGAGGAAAATGAAGCCAACCGGCTGTTTGGTTATCTGCTTCAAGACAAAGACTTTAATGAATTGTATTTCAAATTCTTATACCATTACAGCTCAAGAGAATTCTTAAGCAATTTCCTGGAAAAACACGAAATTGCCTGGAATGAAAAATTAGCCCTTTT
This sequence is a window from Lewinellaceae bacterium. Protein-coding genes within it:
- the ubiE gene encoding bifunctional demethylmenaquinone methyltransferase/2-methoxy-6-polyprenyl-1,4-benzoquinol methylase UbiE yields the protein MAESVKPYSQEGSKKGQVSKMFNTIAPYYDFLNHLLSGGIDIIWRKKAIDYLKESKPKLLLDVATGTGDVAITAANRLHPDKITGVDISTKMLEIGRQKIAKKGLEKVITMEEGSAENLPYADNTFDAITVAFGVRNFEDLNKGLAEMNRVLKTGGTLVVLEFSQPRLFPFKQVFNMYFKYMLPLIGRITSKDPKAYQYLYESVQAFPAGNDFINYLQNNGYKSNKWIPLTLGICSIYLGKK
- a CDS encoding Smr/MutS family protein; protein product: MRLEPKDIYSSLEFDKVLELVAKRCLGWLGEEQVMAIAPMTDVETIERRLDEVNEYSIALSNNDHFPIHSYEDITSDLKMLSVENFVLPIEGLQRIHRVLSFMRGAFRFFNKGRQAAYPVMYDIIRKINFDQDLITAIDKVVDEEGNILPNASPELMRIKRMQISKQKELDRNFRIIINDFKKKGWLTDNVESFRNGRRVLSVPVEHKRKLRGIIHDESTTGKTAFIEPDGVIEINNDIFDLETEEKKEIYRILKELSQVLRPYAGHMHVYLEAMVHFDTIQAKSGVAVMMKANKPKILSKPHFGLVRAFHPLLYLKNKDLGKETIPFDMSLFPPNRILVLSGPNAGGKSITMKSAGLLQLMVQSGLLVPVSPESEMGIFQQIFADIGDQQSLEDDLSTYSSRLANARLFIEKANKQTLILIDEFGSGTDPKIGGAIAEAVLREINFQKVFGVITTHYSNLKIFAFKTIGLLNAAMAFDKDTLSPTYNLKIGRPGSSYAFEIAQKSGLDKKVLSYARHRAGENEKAVDDLLVDLQQEKKEAEDHIKSLEEKQKNLEKLIKNYDSLHRDLEFRRKKMKLETKENALQNAAQTNKEFERLVRELKEEKNLEKAKKMAAEIKEERHGLAKEVRQLQEEIYYQPPAAGTAKDREIVEGDFVKLKTGGATGVVESVDKKKAVVQIGDMRMMIHLRDLQQANEPMDIRSSRSVQTSTSNLSGGFDSKLDIRGMTIEEAMGVVEAFVDQALMSNAAHLRIVHGKGTGALRNVVRKKLREYNVPMNIGHPAHDAGGDGVTEVELM
- a CDS encoding PorT family protein, whose product is MDTANARNLLNLPGKKISLILILCVSMMPLFGQIGGKGNYNFYDFQQKHYYFGITLGLNSSSFIPFRSKDYIYSDSINVVESLSGPGFNLGIVTNLKIGQYFDFRFLPTLSFSERNLEYSRSSRVIPITQRKVESVFVEMPFQFRYKSAPYKDKRVFVIAGVKYTFDVASDARAKRNESIVKISPHDFALEYGAGIQFFFPYFIFSPEIKISHGLGNTLLFNPNLAESTVLEKVLARTFTISFHFEG
- a CDS encoding DUF479 domain-containing protein, translated to MNYLAHMFLSFGNKDIITGNFLGDMISNQEVKTYPEGIRKGVFIHRKIDTFTDDHPDVLKGVRRLYERHSKYASVLIDIYYDYLLCINWDKYSDESLQSFADKIYAALMSNIDLMPERVQKRLLGMTQGNWLISYATLDGIQYAITRMTQRASKPELLEGAIDSLTTDLELLNEEFNRFFPEIIEHIKPEIPTK
- a CDS encoding DUF4956 domain-containing protein, which gives rise to MTLLEKLQEKYIQEFSENIPLDEFLLNILITALLVALLRLFYIHYGNAIANRRRFAANFLPLALGTLLIIMIVKSSIALSLGLVGALSIVRFRAAIKEPEELTYLFIAIGLGLAGGANQPILAIVAFSVIIVLLFLGKKITRKTTSTRENRIFINIQTDIDDLDRISKILTDELTYVKLKRMDTLEKGLDLSFACQADSITQLSNVKKAIKALSDHTSLSIIDQPELFA